One Methanobacterium sp. genomic region harbors:
- a CDS encoding PAS domain-containing protein has product MKVKLTYDNFKEIFDKSPMGILFYSKEGRLIDANPSALKITGASSLKDCAKLNLFNKSYVASKKDELLKKGLIKFQTPLNFQNSGDSYHDIVKKSKTIFIEWNIAAINAGYLVQIQDITASKNEEPLKSEDKYKRWFEDDLTGDFIATTCGQIIDCNPAFAEIYGFDNCEKAVKSNICDFNRDDWINLITSLKIEYKIYDHQSWHKRPDGIQIHVVANVIGIFDDSDELVQVKGYVFDDTKRKRAEESLKESEEKYRLLFDEDLTGDFIATPEGEILECNPAFAEIYGFDGCDMALEWNILESNPFDWPYMVTRLKKERKILGYQSWQRRSDGMRIHVVANVVGIFNDLDELIQVKGYMFDDTERKHAEESLINSKRQITEILDSIQDNFIALNHYWNFIYVNKCAAEYFGVDADDLIGQNLWERFPELVKTRCEETFRRTMETNEIQHFEAPSMYKTGEWFDFSVYPSAEGISIYWRDITERKELKKDKNTLKIK; this is encoded by the coding sequence ATAAAAGTAAAACTCACTTACGATAATTTCAAAGAGATATTTGATAAATCTCCTATGGGAATTCTTTTTTACAGTAAAGAAGGTAGGTTAATTGATGCTAACCCATCAGCATTAAAAATTACTGGAGCTTCCTCATTAAAAGATTGTGCGAAACTTAATTTATTTAATAAATCTTATGTTGCTTCAAAAAAGGACGAATTACTTAAAAAAGGATTAATTAAATTCCAAACTCCTCTAAATTTTCAAAATAGTGGAGATAGCTACCATGATATTGTTAAAAAGTCCAAAACTATTTTTATTGAATGGAACATTGCTGCTATTAACGCTGGTTACTTAGTCCAGATTCAAGACATAACTGCAAGTAAAAATGAAGAACCTCTTAAAAGTGAAGATAAATACAAGCGTTGGTTTGAAGATGATTTAACTGGGGATTTTATTGCAACTACTTGTGGTCAAATTATTGATTGTAACCCTGCTTTTGCAGAAATTTACGGCTTCGATAACTGTGAAAAAGCTGTCAAATCAAATATTTGCGATTTCAACCGTGATGATTGGATTAATTTGATCACCTCATTAAAAATAGAATATAAAATCTACGATCATCAAAGCTGGCATAAGCGGCCAGATGGAATACAAATTCATGTTGTTGCAAATGTTATCGGTATTTTTGATGATTCAGATGAATTGGTTCAGGTTAAAGGTTATGTGTTTGATGATACTAAACGTAAACGGGCTGAAGAGTCCCTTAAAGAGAGCGAAGAGAAATACAGGCTCCTTTTTGATGAGGACTTAACTGGGGATTTTATTGCAACTCCTGAAGGTGAAATTCTTGAGTGTAACCCTGCTTTTGCAGAAATTTATGGATTTGATGGCTGTGATATGGCTCTTGAATGGAATATTCTTGAATCTAACCCATTTGACTGGCCTTATATGGTTACTCGCCTGAAAAAGGAGCGTAAGATACTGGGTTATCAAAGCTGGCAGAGAAGATCTGATGGTATGAGAATCCATGTTGTTGCTAACGTTGTTGGTATTTTCAACGATTTAGATGAGTTAATTCAGGTTAAAGGTTATATGTTTGATGATACTGAACGTAAACATGCCGAAGAAAGCCTCATTAATAGCAAGCGTCAAATAACTGAAATTTTAGACAGCATTCAGGATAATTTCATTGCATTAAATCACTACTGGAATTTTATTTATGTAAACAAATGCGCAGCTGAATATTTCGGCGTCGATGCAGATGATCTTATTGGACAAAATCTGTGGGAAAGATTTCCGGAACTTGTAAAAACCAGATGTGAGGAAACATTCCGCAGAACAATGGAAACTAACGAAATTCAACATTTTGAAGCGCCAAGCATGTATAAAACTGGAGAATGGTTTGATTTCAGTGTTTATCCATCTGCTGAGGGAATATCTATTTATTGGAGAGATATAACTGAGCGTAAAGAGTTGAAAAAAGATAAAAATACACTTAAAATAAAGTGA
- the fbp gene encoding fructose-1,6-bisphosphate aldolase/phosphatase, whose protein sequence is MKTTISVIKADVGSVAGHGIAHPALLAKCEEILAKAKEEELLTDYYVTNCGDDTELIMTHKQGEENKEIHELAFNAFMEATAIAKDLKLYGAGQDLLSDTFSGNIKGMGPGVAEMEFKERPSDPVVVFCCDKTEPGAFNLPIFRMFADPFNTAGLVIDPSLHNGYKFEIFDVMEHKKVIMNCPEEMYDALALLGSISRYVIKRVIRKDDNEIAAAISTERLNLMAGSYVGKDDPVAIVRSQSGFPAAGEVVEPFAFPHLVGGWMRGSHNGPLMPVGQKNAYPVRFDGPPRVMALGFQIADGELVGPADMFDDPAYDPARKQAAEIADYMRRHGPFEPHRLPADEMEYTSLPGVMEKLEGRFEDMD, encoded by the coding sequence ATGAAAACTACAATTAGCGTAATTAAAGCAGACGTTGGAAGTGTTGCAGGACACGGAATAGCTCACCCTGCATTACTTGCAAAATGTGAAGAAATCCTTGCAAAGGCAAAAGAAGAAGAACTTCTTACAGACTATTATGTAACCAACTGTGGGGACGACACAGAACTTATAATGACCCACAAACAGGGTGAAGAAAACAAAGAAATCCATGAATTAGCATTTAATGCATTTATGGAAGCAACTGCAATCGCAAAAGATTTAAAACTTTACGGTGCAGGTCAAGACCTTCTCTCAGACACATTCTCAGGAAACATCAAAGGAATGGGCCCTGGTGTAGCAGAGATGGAATTTAAAGAAAGGCCAAGTGACCCTGTAGTTGTTTTCTGTTGCGATAAAACAGAACCTGGTGCATTTAACTTACCTATTTTTAGAATGTTTGCAGACCCTTTTAACACAGCTGGACTTGTAATAGACCCTTCATTACACAACGGATACAAATTTGAAATATTCGATGTAATGGAACACAAAAAAGTTATAATGAACTGTCCTGAAGAAATGTACGATGCACTCGCACTTCTTGGATCAATAAGCAGATACGTAATAAAACGTGTTATAAGAAAAGACGACAATGAAATAGCAGCTGCAATAAGTACAGAAAGATTAAACTTAATGGCTGGATCATATGTTGGTAAAGACGACCCAGTTGCAATTGTAAGGTCACAATCAGGATTCCCTGCTGCTGGAGAAGTTGTAGAACCATTTGCATTCCCACACTTAGTCGGTGGATGGATGAGAGGTTCACACAACGGCCCATTAATGCCTGTAGGACAGAAAAATGCTTACCCTGTAAGATTTGACGGACCTCCACGAGTTATGGCTCTTGGATTCCAAATTGCAGATGGTGAACTGGTAGGGCCTGCTGATATGTTCGATGATCCTGCATACGACCCTGCAAGGAAACAGGCAGCAGAAATAGCAGATTACATGAGAAGGCACGGTCCATTTGAACCACACAGGTTACCTGCAGATGAAATGGAATACACAAGTCTTCCTGGTGTAATGGAAAAATTAGAAGGCAGATTTGAGGATATGGATTAA
- a CDS encoding DASS family sodium-coupled anion symporter: MIFEGLWKLSNLRFDASKIFNFRMLRFLGLECEALENRGFLHASNTLCLTVFEGYVFDGPKNIKFFGGIKTNINLKVLGFPLAILLFIVMMLIPTPGLSYAGHAALALLIFAIIMWVTEALHLAVTSLLLLFVQPLIGVADFNSAVIGFANGIIFLMIGGFIIAEAIRKSGLAQRFTFTLLNRLGTTPDRSLFVVIFSTGILSAFIENVVAYAMLLPIIKEIIPLMGVNDPEKGGSNFAKAMVIGGSFGSLAGGFGTEIGTAPNLMAAAYTHIPFVNWMIFGFPLAIILLFIIWKWLGFIYKPEVKGIIGGMDTINAKMAELGPMSRMEKFTLGILLFTILLWVTTNYTGINSYSVALIGAVLLFAFRVIDWQDAQTGVDWGLIIFFGGALSLGAALLNTGAANWLVQLIISLMGSNASTLLIMIVLMIIAVTITQVMSNIALSAILIPIAVTLAQAQGQPIGIYAVPVAIACSLSFMLPMADPTVAMAYGTKYINIKEIFKTGVPLVIIGIILTILVMLSPLAAPALGRV, translated from the coding sequence ATGATTTTCGAAGGCCTGTGGAAACTGTCAAATCTTCGATTTGACGCATCGAAAATTTTCAATTTTCGAATGCTGCGTTTCCTCGGCCTCGAATGCGAAGCACTCGAAAACCGGGGGTTTTTGCATGCGTCAAACACATTGTGTTTGACAGTTTTCGAGGGCTATGTGTTCGACGGCCCTAAAAATATAAAATTTTTCGGAGGAATCAAAACGAATATAAATTTAAAGGTTTTAGGATTTCCTTTGGCTATACTTCTCTTTATAGTCATGATGCTTATTCCTACACCCGGTTTAAGTTATGCAGGACATGCAGCGCTTGCACTCTTGATTTTTGCCATAATTATGTGGGTCACTGAAGCCTTACATTTAGCCGTGACATCGTTACTACTGCTTTTTGTTCAGCCATTAATTGGTGTTGCTGATTTTAACAGTGCCGTTATCGGTTTTGCAAACGGTATTATCTTCCTGATGATTGGAGGATTTATTATAGCAGAAGCTATACGTAAAAGTGGACTTGCACAGCGCTTTACATTTACACTGCTTAACAGATTAGGTACTACTCCAGATAGAAGTCTTTTTGTGGTTATTTTCTCAACTGGAATTCTTTCAGCGTTTATTGAGAATGTAGTAGCATATGCAATGCTACTTCCAATTATAAAAGAAATTATACCTCTTATGGGTGTAAATGACCCTGAAAAAGGCGGCAGTAATTTTGCCAAAGCCATGGTTATCGGAGGATCCTTCGGTTCACTGGCAGGTGGATTCGGTACAGAAATAGGAACTGCACCCAACCTGATGGCCGCAGCTTACACTCACATCCCCTTTGTAAATTGGATGATCTTCGGATTCCCACTTGCAATAATACTCCTGTTTATAATCTGGAAATGGTTAGGCTTCATATACAAACCAGAAGTCAAAGGTATAATAGGTGGAATGGACACTATTAATGCTAAAATGGCAGAATTAGGTCCTATGAGCCGAATGGAAAAATTCACTCTCGGAATATTATTGTTCACCATATTATTATGGGTTACAACAAACTACACTGGAATAAACAGTTATTCAGTTGCTTTAATCGGTGCAGTACTCCTATTTGCATTTAGAGTAATTGACTGGCAGGACGCACAAACTGGTGTTGATTGGGGCCTCATAATATTTTTTGGAGGAGCATTATCCTTAGGAGCAGCACTGCTAAACACAGGAGCGGCAAACTGGCTAGTACAACTCATAATAAGTTTAATGGGAAGCAACGCATCAACACTACTCATCATGATCGTGCTCATGATCATAGCAGTTACAATAACTCAGGTAATGTCTAACATTGCATTATCCGCGATTTTGATACCAATAGCAGTAACTTTAGCACAGGCACAGGGACAACCAATTGGAATTTACGCAGTACCAGTAGCAATAGCATGCAGTTTATCATTCATGTTACCAATGGCAGACCCAACAGTAGCAATGGCATACGGAACCAAGTATATTAACATCAAAGAGATTTTCAAAACAGGAGTACCCCTGGTTATAATCGGGATTATCTTGACCATACTTGTAATGCTGTCACCATTAGCTGCACCAGCCCTAGGAAGAGTCTAA
- a CDS encoding universal stress protein produces the protein MYKKILLATDNSKQAEKAGEHAISMAGSKGADIIVLYVIDAYYKYALPQKDLREQLDEQLREEGKEAVEKFKYKIEEEQCAGNCKNINLITMLKEGKPADVILKTAEEENVDQIVMGKSGKHGIEKFLLGSTAENVVRGSKVPVNVIS, from the coding sequence ATGTATAAAAAAATATTGTTAGCTACAGATAACTCCAAGCAAGCAGAAAAAGCCGGAGAACACGCTATTTCAATGGCAGGTTCAAAGGGTGCAGATATCATTGTTTTATACGTAATCGATGCGTACTACAAATATGCACTTCCACAAAAAGATTTAAGGGAACAATTAGATGAACAGCTACGTGAAGAAGGAAAAGAAGCTGTTGAGAAATTTAAATATAAAATAGAAGAAGAACAATGTGCAGGTAACTGTAAAAATATTAACCTTATCACTATGCTTAAAGAAGGTAAACCCGCCGATGTTATACTTAAAACTGCAGAGGAAGAAAATGTAGACCAGATAGTGATGGGAAAGTCTGGTAAACATGGGATAGAAAAATTCCTTCTTGGAAGTACAGCTGAAAACGTGGTCCGAGGCTCAAAAGTTCCAGTTAATGTCATATCTTAA